A region from the Variovorax sp. V93 genome encodes:
- a CDS encoding DUF1161 domain-containing protein has protein sequence MKPWLIPMALALAGAAHGAENCEALRTQIEAKIAAAGVTRFTVVTVDANAEAAGQVVGSCDLGSKKIVYQREGAPAAGAAPARPGAGPAGEEILTECKDGTVSVGGDCRK, from the coding sequence ATGAAACCCTGGTTGATTCCCATGGCGCTTGCCCTCGCGGGCGCCGCCCACGGCGCCGAAAACTGCGAAGCCCTGCGCACCCAGATCGAAGCGAAGATTGCCGCGGCCGGCGTGACGCGCTTTACCGTCGTCACCGTCGATGCCAATGCAGAAGCGGCCGGACAGGTGGTGGGCAGCTGCGATCTCGGCAGCAAGAAGATCGTCTACCAGCGCGAAGGCGCACCCGCAGCAGGCGCGGCCCCGGCGCGCCCGGGCGCGGGCCCGGCCGGCGAAGAGATACTGACGGAGTGCAAGGACGGCACGG